DNA sequence from the Lysobacter silvisoli genome:
GAAGACGTAGGCGGCGGCCTCGTTCTTGCCCTTGCTCAGGTGCACGTAACGCGGGTCGTTCCAGCTGCCGCAGGCGTTGCCCAGGGCCTGCACGTTGCCGCCGCTGATGCGGCGGTAGGTCCAGTCGGTGAACTCGCCGCCCCAGCGCGCGCAGGTGCCGGCCGGCAGCGCGATCAGCGGATTGCTGCTGCTGGTGCCGCCGCGGCGGATGCGCAACGCCGCGGTCGGCTCCACGCCCAGGCGCCGGTCGGCGGCCGGGTTTTTGCGCAGGTCCCAGCCGTCGCGCTGGAAGCCGTACAGCAGTTCCTGGTTGTAGTACTGCAGGGCGTAGGTCAGGCTCCAGTGCTCGCCGATCCGGCCGCCGGTCCATTGCGCGTCGACGCGGTCGCGCCCGCCCATGCCGCTGGTGCCGGCGCGCAGCTTGAAGGTATCGCCCTGGTAGTCGCGCTTGAGCACCACGTTGACCACGCCCGACACCGCATCGGCGCCGTAGATGGCCGAGGCGCCGCCGGCCAACACCTCGATGCGCTCCACCGCGCCGGAGGGGATGTTGCCGAAGTTCTGGAAGTTGCTGCGGCCCTCGTACGGAAAGGGATAGTCCGCGGCGCGGCGGCCATTGATCAGCAGCAGCGAGCGGCCGGGGCCCAGGCCGCGCAGGTTGAGCGGATGGGCGTTAGCGGAGAAGCCGCCGGACAGTTCGGTCTCGACCGCGCCGCTGGCCATGACCAGCGATTCCAGCGCCTCGAACACGGTGGCGTGGCCCTCGTTTTCGATCTGCTCGGCGGAGATGATCGTGACCGGCGACGGGCCTTCGATCTCGGCGCGCTTGATCCGCGAGCCGGTGACTTCCACCGTCGCGATCTCGGTGGTTTCCAGCGGCTCCTCGGCGGCCGCGGGTTTGGCCACGGGCTTCGCCGCCGGACGCGGCGCCGGACGCGCGGCCGGCTCGGCGGCGCGGACCACGGTGATCACGCCGGCGCGCGTGCTGCGATGGGTCAGGCCGCTGCCCACCAGCACCTTGTCCAGCGCCTGGTTCACCGTGTACTTGCCCGCCAGCTGCGGCGCCGTGCGTCCGCGCACCAGGTCCGGCGGCACCAGGATCTGCACGCCGGCCGCTTCGGCCAAGCGGTTGAGCGCGTCGCCCAAGGGCTGGCTGGGCAGCGCGAACTGATGCGCCGCCGCCTGCTGGGCCGTCGCCAGCGGCGCGGCACCCAACAGCGACAGGCCCAGGGCGGTCGCCAGGGCGGCGGCCATGGGATGGCGGCGGCGGCGAACCGTCGTCGTGGTGTTCTTCATCGAATCGTCCCCTCGTGCGTTCGGAATACTGCGGTAAACCACACAGAACTGCCCCCTATTGCAGGCAGACGCAGCGATCGCGGCGGTCCTCACTTCGCCGATGCAGGCGCTTTCCCGCGCCTGGAGCGGGTTCGCGGCGGCCGGTAGACGCAGGCGAACGGCGGTTCCTCAGCGCCGGCCGGATCGGTTGCGCCGCGCCAGCGGCGCGCTTAAGTTCTGCGGCGGATCGCACCCTCCGGACAGCCAGCCGCGTGAGCGACACGACACCCGCCAGCGACCACGACGACAGCACCGGCGCCGACCTGCGCTGGGACCGCGTGCACGTGCAGCGCCTGCGCCCGGCGTTGCTGCGCTATTTCCGCCGTCACCTGGCGCAGCAGGCCGAGGACGCCGAGGACCTGGCCCAGGAGACCCTGGTCCGGCTGGCGCGCGCGCAGGTGCAGCCGGACAACGCCGAAGCCTATGCGCTGCGGATCGCGTCCAACCTGCTGCGCGACCGCTACCGCCGCGACCGCAGCCACCACGCCGAGCGCCACGAGCCGCTGGATGCGGGCCTGGACGAACTGCCCAGTGAGGAACCCGGCAGCGATCACGTCTACGCAAGCAAGGAGCGGCTGGAACGCCTGCTTTCGGCCCTGGACGAGCTGTCGCCCCGGTGCCGGCAGGTGTTCCTGCTGCAGCGCTACGAAGGCATGACCTACACCGCCATCGCACGGCAGTTGCAGGTCAGCGTGAGCGCAGTGGAGAAACACATGATGCGCGCCCTGCTGCACCTGCAGGCGCGATTGGCGGAGCCATGAACAAACCTGACCTCAGCCTCGTCCACGACGGGGACCGCATCGACCAGCAGGCCGCGTTCTGGTTCGCGCGCCTGCGCGCGGACGACGTCAGCCAGAGCGACCGCGAGGCCTGGCAGCGCTGGCTGGAGCAGGCGCGCGCGCACCGCGAGGCGTATGCGCGGGTCGAGGCGCTGTGGTCGGCGCTGGGCGAGTTCGCCACGGCACCGGGTATAGGCGAGCGCCTGGGCGCCTCGCTGGCGCCGGCACCGGCCGCCTTGCCGACACCGGCGATCTCGCGCCGGCACGAACCGCCGCGGCGTCGGCGCTGGCCCGCCGCGCTCGCCGTCAGCGTGGCGCTGATCGCGGCCGGCGCCTACTTCGCCCTGCGCTCGAGCGCTCCGGCCGAAGCGGACTACCGCACCGAGACCGGCGAACGCCGCTCCCTGCAACTGGAGGACGGCACCCGCGTGGACCTGGACGCGGGCACGCGCCTGCACGTGCGCTACGACCGCCGCGGCCGCAGCGTGCGCCTGGAACAGGGGCGCGCGTTCTTCCAGGTGGCCAAGGACACGGCACGTCCGTTCGAGGTCAGCACCGACGCCGGCAGCGTGCGCGCACTGGGCACCCAATTCGAAGTCGCGCGCCTGGCCGGCGCGTCCGACGTCGCCCTGTACGAGGGCAGCGTGGAACTGCGCGCGCGTGCGCAGGCCCCGCAACCCTTCGGCCGCTTGGGCGTGCTGGTGCCGGGCCAGCGTGCGCGCCTGTCCAACGACGCGATGCAGGTCGCCGACAGCGGCGTGGCCGCCGGCTCGCGCCCGGGCTGGATGTCGGGCCGGCTGGTGTTCAACGAAACCCCGCTGGCCGAGGCGGTGGCCGAGTTCAACCGCTACAACCGCACCGGCGTGGTGCTCGCCGATCCGGCGCTGAACGCGCAACGCATCAGCGGCGTGTTCCGCGGCGACGATGCGGAGGGCTTCGTCCAGGCGGTGAGCGAGGTCTACGGCATCCCCGAGCACCATGCCGCCGACGGCACGCACGTATTGGGGACCGCGCCATGAACCTGCGCAGCGCCCTGTCGATCCTGGCGCTCGGCGCCGGCCTGCTGCTGGGCGCGGCTGCGTCCGCCGCTGAGCCGGCCGAGCAACCCGTCGCGCCGTTCGACGACGGCCCCTACGTATTCGAACAGCCCTCGCGCCGCTACCGGGCCTGGTGGATCTGCCAGGGCGAAGTCGTACGGCAGGAACAACGCGCCCGCCGCAAGGGCACCATCATCGAATCGCGCTGCGGCTATCCGCATGCGCTGCGTATACCCGGTGCGGAAGCCGATCGACCCGTGGCTTACAGCGGCGGACGCATCGTCGCGCTGTCGGATATCCACGGTCAGTACCAGGTGATGCGGCGGCTGTTGCGCGCGCACGGCGTGATCGACGGCAACGACCACTGGGCGCTGGGCCGCGACCATCTGGTCGTCACCGGCGACGTATTCGATCGCGGCCCCCAGGTCACCGAGACTTTCTGGCTGCTGTTCCAACTGCAGCACGAAGCGCAGGCGGCCGGCGGCGCGGTGCACTTCCTGCTGGGCAATCACGAAACCATGGTGCTGTACGGCGACCTGCGCTACGTCAATCCCAAATACCTGGAGAGCGCGCGCCTGCTCGGCCGCCCCTACCCCGCGCTGTACGGCGCCGACAGCGTCATCGGCGCCTGGCTGCGTACCCGGCCGGTGATGCTGCGGCTAGGCGACACCCTGTTCCTGCACGGCGGCATCGCACCGGAAAACCTGGACCTGGTGAGCGCCATGGACGCCACCAACGCCGCCTACCGCGCTTCGCTGGGCCGGCCCAAGGACGCGGTGCGCGCCGACCCCGCCACCGCCCGTCTCTACGACGGCAAGCGCAGCCCGATCTGGTACCGCGGTTACTTCAATGGCGACCTGTCCACCGCTGACGTGCAGGCGCTGCTGCAACGCTCGGGCCTGGCCCGCATCGTCGTGGGCCATACCACCATGGGCGAGGTCGCCAGCTTCCATGGCGGCCGCATCGTCGCCATCGACAGCGGCATCAAGCGCGGCGAATCCGGGCAGCTGTTGTTCATCGAGGACGGCAAGCTGAGCCGCGGGCTGATGGACGGACGCCGCGAAGCGCTGCCCGAATTGCAGTCGGTGCCCGAAGACAAGGACTGATGCACCGGCGGCCGACCGCTACGCTTCGCGTTCGCTGGGCCAGTCGTGGTGCAAGTAGGCGATGAAGTCGTGGTTGCTGTCGTACACGTCGAACTGATGCCTGATTCCGGCCAGGGCCAGAACGGACGAGACGGATTTCGCCTCTCGCAGGAGAGGCTCCGCGGAGCCGGCATCGGCCTCGACCATCGATGCGTCGCCGCAATCGCCACAGCAGTACCGAAAGATGAAGCGGGTCTCGCCTTCGACGCGCACCGAGTACTCGTCTTCGGAAACCCGCAGTCCACCCGCTCGCAGATGCCGAACCAAATCGGCCTTGGATGGCCAAGGCGAGCACTCGCCGGAAAGGGTTACGAAGAAATCCGTCATGAGCGCTGCAGCCACGACCGCATCGATGCGCCGGCGTTCAGCTGATCCATAGCATTTGCTCTTGGACAATCGACCAGCCCGCGCCGGAACGGGACAGCAGATAGACCATCCCCTTGCCGCACAAGCCCCCGCAAGAGTGCGCGACGTAGATCAATGCCTGCTGGCGGTCTTTCGTCAGTACCGGCCGGCCGATCCGGACGATCCCGCTGGCACCCGGATACTTGCGGTAGAAATCGTCCCACCAGCCACCGGCGAAGGCGCGCTCGATGTTGGCTTCGCTCTCCACCTGGGTTCCACGGATACCCGCCAGCAGGAGCGGGTGCGGCTCCCGGTTGGCCAGCAGGAGTTCTTCGCGGAGCTTGCGCGGCATGGACGCATCCAGCTCGGCGGCAAGCAGGGAATCGGCCATCGCGGAGAGGCAGGAAGTTTTCGCCTCGGCCTCGCCTTGCGGCGCGAAGCACTGCGACCGATCGGTCAAGATGAGAATGCGCGCGGGCTCGGCTTGAGGCGGCTGCCCCGCTTTGGGCGGAGCCGGCACTCGGCCACCGGCCGGCTTCTGCGCGAGCACGCTGCCCAAGATCGCCCGCGTCTCCTCCGCGGAGGCGACCACCGGGCTCGGCGCGTCCGCACCGCCCCGCAACGCCGACCCGGCCCTATCGATGGCCACCGGGGCGACTGCGGCCATAAGCGCCAGCACCACGCCGCTCACCGACAGCATTGCGACTCTCGACCAGCGCATACCACCACCTTCCCTGGACACAACGGGCCTGGGACTCAGCATGTCATGTCCACGCCGCGATACCACGGCGTGATGCCCCAGACTGCATCGCCGGCCTACCGGCTCGGCGCGTCACAATCGCCAAGGCAACGCGTTCCACACCCACAGCGCCACGGCCGCCAGAACGAACGCCACCGCCGCCAGCGTATGTCGCAGCTTGCGCCAACGCCCGAAGTCCGGCGCCCGCCCAGCCGGCCACAGCAGCACCACGCTGATCAAGGTCAGCAGCAGCGGCAGCAACGCCGCCCATAGCGCGGCGCGCAGCAAAGGCGTGGGATAGGTATAGACCGCGTCGTTGCCGGCGGACGCGATCTGGGCGAAGGCGACGCCGAACATCACGGCGAACAGCAGCCAGGCGGCGGCGGTCCACACCAGCAGGCGCGCGCTGCGGTGGGCGGCTTGCGCGCGCAGGCTGTCGCCGCGGGCGCGGCCGCGGCGCAGCCAGGCGCCGGTCAGAACTCCCAGCGCGGTGAGCACGGCGAGGGCGAGCAGGACGTAGAAGGCATTGGCGCTGTCCAACGCGCCGGCGCGGTCGTAGACGTCGTGGCCGTAAGGAGAGACGAAGCCGGTCAACGCACCGTCGCGCCGCAGGAAGGCCAGGCGGCCCGGGCCTTCCACGGCGCGGAACACGTCGGGCTTTTCCAGCACCCAGCGCGTGGTCTCGCCGCCGGCGGTCAGGCTGAGGTAGCCGTCGTCGGTGACCGCCACTTGCGCGTTGCTGGCGGTGAGCAGTTTTTCGAAGTCGCGGTAGTTGCGGCGCTCGCCCAGGTATTGGCCGGCGTAGGGCTGCAGCGCCTGTGCGCTGTCCTTGGCCGGCCGCGGCAGCGGCGCGGGGCGCGCGCGTTCGAAGTAGCGCTGCAGCAGCAAACCCGGCAGTTCCGCGGCCAGGCGCGCGCCGGTGTCGGTGTTGGTGGACACGAACACGCCGAAGCCCAGCTCGGGCACCGCGACCAGGTTGGAATGGAAGTACAAGGTGGCGCCGCCGTGCTCCAGGCTGCGCACCTGGCCGTAGTCGCGGCGGAAGAAGCCGTAGGCCAGGCCGGTGGCGTCGGGCGCGGTGCGGAACAGCGGCGCGGCCTCGAGCCGGGCGAAGGCGGCGGCCGGCACGATGCGGCGGCCGTCGAGTTCGCCGCGCCCCAGCAGCATGCGCAGGTAGCGCGCCATGTCCGCCGCGTCGCTGGACACCGAACCGGCGGGCCCGACTTGGGCGATGTATTCGAAGTCCTGGCGCGCATAGCCGCCCTGGCTGCGCTGGTGCCCGTCCGACCACAAGCCCTTGAATGAGGCGCCGACGTTGCGCGGGTCCTGCGCGCCCAGCGGTTCGCGGAAGGTGGTGCGCCGCATGCCCATGGGCGCGAACAGGTCGCGCTCGATCAGCGCAACGAAGGGCACGCCGGCCACGCGCTCCAATACCGCGCCCAGCAGCACCACGCTGTAGTTGGAATAGACCGCGTGGGTGCCGGGCGCGCGCACGCGCTGCGGGCGGTGCCGGACCAGGTAGTCGCGCACGCTGAGCGCGGCCTTGGGATCGCGCGCGAACAGGTGGCCGAAGGCGGAGTCCTCGTAGCCGGCGGTGTGGGTGAGCAGGTGGCGCAGCAACACCGGCGGGTAGCCGTCGTCGGGCAGCTTGAGCTCGGCCGGCAGATAGTCGTTGACCGGCGCATCGAGCTGGAGGCGGCCGGCGTCGATGAGCTTGAGCGCTTCCAGGTAGGTGAACGTCTTGGACACCGAACCGATGCGGAACAAGGTGGCGTCGGGCGCGACCGCACGCGGTGGCGACTGCCGGGCCAGGCCGTAGCCCTTGAGCAGCAGCGGCCCCTGCGCGTCGACCACGGCCACGGTGACGCCGGCGATGCCGTAGCGGCGGCGGTAGGCATCGACCACGCCATCGACATAGGCGCTCACGTCTTGCGGGTCCAGGCGGGCGTCGGATCCCGTGGGCGCGGCCTGCGCCGGTGGCCGCGGTTGCGCCTGGGCGCCGCCACACAGGGCCAGGGCGGCGGACAGCAGCACGCACCAAAGGCGGCGAGAAGACGACGGCATGCGCGGCTCCGAAGGCCGGCCGGGGCGGCCGATTTTCCATATTGGAAAAGCCGGTGGCGGGCCGCAAGTGCCCGCGACGGCTCAGCGCGGGCGTTCGCAGCCCGCGAACAGGTCCAGCTTGGGGTCGTAGACCGCCGTGCGCACCTGCATCAGCCCCAGCACCGAATGGAACAGGTGGTCCTGGCTGGCCGGCAGCTGGGCGCGGCGGCGCAGGCAGACGCCGTCGATGCCGCGGCTGGCGGTGAAGCCCGGCGACAGCCACATCGTCATCGGCACGCGGGTCTGGGTCTTGGGCGCGATCGCGTAGGGCACGCCGTGCAGGAACAGGCCGTTCTCGCCCAGCGACTCGCCGTGGTCGGACAGGTAGATCATCGCGGTGTCGCGCCCGCTGCGCTCGGCCAGGGTGCGGATGGTCGCGGCCAGGAAGGCGTCGGTGTGCAGGATCGCGTTGTCGTAGGCGTTGACGATTTCGCCCAGGCTGCACTGGCCCAGGTCGTCGCTCTTGCAGGCGGGCCGGTAGCGTTCGAACTGCGGCGGATAGCGCTTGTAGTAGCTGGGCCCGTGGTTGCCCAGTTGGTGCAGCACCAGGACCATGTCGCCGGGGCGACGCGCCAGTTCGGCGTCCAGACCTTGTAGCAGCACTTCGTCGCTGCAGCCGTTCGCGTCGCAGTAGCGCGGATCGTCGCCGTGCTCGAAGGACTCGAACGCCAGGCCGTCGCAGACGCCCTTGCAGCCGGTCTGGTTGTCGCGCCATAGGGTCGGAATGCCGGCGTGCTCGAGCACGTGCAGCAGCGATTGCGAGCCCTTGATGCGGGCGCGGTCGTAGTCGTGGCGGCCCCAGGGCGAGAACATGCACGGCACCGAGACTTCGGTGCTGGTACCGCAGGACTGCACCTCGCGGAAGTTGATCGGGCCGATCCTGGCCAGTTCCGGCGTGGTCTGGCGCGCATAGCCATTGAGGCCCCAGTTCTGCGCGCGCACGGTTTCGCCGACCACGATCACCAGCAGCCGCGGCTTGGCGCCCAGCGGCCGGCCGATCACGCGCGCATCCTCGCCCAGCGGCACGCGCGGGCGGTTCTTGTCGGCACGCGCTTCCACCGCCACCCGCGCCAGCGACATCAGGTAGTTGCCCGGGGTGATCAGGTGGCGCAGTTCGCGATGGTTGCGCATCAGCGAGGACAGGTTCTGAAACGACAGCAGCGCGGCGCCGCCGGCCACCGCCAGCGCTGCCGCCAGCACCGCGGTGCGCACCAACACCGCCCGCGGCCACGGCCGCCGCGTCAGCCGCACGCGCCAGACCAACAGCGAGGGCAGCACACCGTAGAGGAACAACGAAGGCAGCAAACGCCAGGACATCAGCTCGCCCGACTCCTTGCCGTCGGTATGCAGCACGTTGCGAATCATGTCGGTGTCCAGGTACACCGAGTATTCGCTCATGAAACGCAACGCCACCGCGGTGACCAGCAGCAGCACGATCAGCACCGGCTTGGCGATCGGGCGGTACAGCAGCAGCCCCAACAGCAGCACGCTCAAGGCCGCGACCATCACGAACAGGCTCAGGCCGGTCAGCCAGCCGCTCAAGCCGTGCAACGCGCCGGTGGCGGCGACCGCGGCGAACAGCGGGCCGTTGCAGAACACGGTGAAGTAGAGCGCGGCGATCAGCGCCAGGCGCTCCACGCTCATCTCCGGCGCCAGGCGCAGGCCGCTCTTGCGTTCGCCCGCCTCGGCGCGGGTGCCGACGACCGCGCTCATGCGCGCGGCGCCAGCGGCAGGTGGCGCCGGAACAGCAGGTACACGCCCAGCACCGTCATCCAGCACAGCGCCGCGGTCCACACGTCGTGCGAGAGGAAGTGCGCGCCGCGCAGCTGCTGCGAGAAGCCGAACAGCAGACCGGCGCCGACGCCCACGGCCAATCCCCAGTAGCGCAGGCGCGGCCGCAGCGTCAGGGCGAAGAAGTACAGCGACATCCAGGCATAGCCGCCGCTGGCATGGCCGGCGGGGAAGCACACGCCGCGCGACAGGCCCACCGGGCGCAGCGCCAGCAGGCCCACGTAAGGGCGATCGCCGCCGTAGCGCAGCAGGTCCCAGGGGCAGTCCATGTTCGACCACGACTTCAGCCAGGCCACCGCCGCCGTCGCCAGCAGGGTCGCCAGCGCCAGGTAGGCCAGCGGCCAGCGCAACCGCGCCAGGGCCGGCCGCCGCCAGGCGACCAGCCAGGCCAGGGCCACGGCCAGCCAGGCGGCGGTGCTGAGGTCGCGCCCGCCCAGGTGGATCAAGGTCTGGGTGAGGTAGGCGTTGCGCAGCGCCCAGTGCCCGCCCTGCCAGGCGTACAGGCGGTCGGCCCACCAGGCGTCGCCCTGCAACAAGGCCAGCAGCGCCAGCACGGTGGCGAAGCCGACCAGGGGCAGCCAGAGGTGATGCAGGTGGAAGCGGTCGGTGCTCGCGGCCGGCCAGGTCGCCGCCGCGATCCCGTCCAGACGGCTGGACGCCGGCGGCCAGGGCGCGCCGCCCTTGATGTTGTGCTTGCTGACCGCGGGGGACTTCATCGATACGGCTGCCGACTGAGAGGAGGCGGCGGCGATCATCGGCAGCGACTTGTCGGAGAGCGGTAGGAGCGGTATTCGCGTCGCGTTAAAGCCGCGGCGGCCGCTAAACGCGCGCTAAACCGGCACCGGCGGCATGCGACCATGCCGGTGCCGGCTCCGACGCCGCTCCGACGCGGGCGTGCCGATACTGGCCGATCGGTCGCGATGGCGCGCCCGCAGCGATGGAGTGTCCCTAGCGATGCGCGTGTTGGTGGTGGAAGACAACCGCAACCTGGTCGCCAACCTGTTCGAGTACTTCGAGGCGCGCGGCTATACGCTGGACGCGGCGCCCGACGGCGCCACCGGCCTGCACCTGGCGGTGACCCAGGCCTACGACGTCATCGTGCTGGACTGGATGCTGCCGCGCCTGGACGGTCACGGCGTGCTGCGCGGGCTGCGCGACGCCGGCAACGAGGTGCCGGTGCTGATGCTGACCGCACGCGACGAACTGCCCGACAAGATCGCCGGCTTCCGCGCCGGCGCCGACGACTACCTGACCAAGCCCTTCGCCCTGCCCGAACTGGAAGTGCGGCTGGAAGCGCTGGTCGCGCGCGCGCAAGGCCGCGGCCGCGGCCGCATGCTGCAAGTGGCCGACCTGCGCTACGACCTGGCCACGCTGGAAGTCAGCCGCGGCGGCCGCGCCCTGCATCTGTACCCGGCCTGCCGCAAGCTGCTGGAAGTGCTGATGCAGTCCAGCCCCGCGGCGGTCACGCGCGAGCGCCTGGAGCACGCGCTATGGGGCGACAGCCCGCCCGACGGCGATATGCTGCGCTCCCATATCTACGAACTGCGCCGCAGCGTGGACGGGCCCTACCCCAGCAAGCTGATCCAGACGGTGCCGCGCGTGGGTTACCGGTTGGCCCAGTTGGAAGGCGTGCATGGCAGCTAACGGGCACGCATGCAGGTATCGACTCCCTACGCTCGCGGCGCCCGTCATGCCCGTCAACGCGGGAATCCAGAGGGTGGCGTACCACCCCATGGACCGATTCGACAGGCGACCGAACATGGATTCCCGCCTTCGCGGGAACGACGAGCAACAGCGGACGCAGCCATGCCGGGAGACCCGCGCTTGACCCGCGAACGCGCCAAGAGCAGCCTGCGCCGGCGCATCCTGCTGGGCTTGCTGGGCTTCACCGCGCTGCTGTCGGTGGCGGTGGTCGCGCAGGGCTTCATCGTCAACGAGCACGTCGAAAACCTGGTCTGGCAGACCTTGCTGGAGTCGGAACTGGACCATTTCGACGAGCGCAGCCGCATCGACCCGCACTACCACTGGACCGACACCCAGAGCATCAAGCTGTACGACAGCCGAAGCGGCCCCGCGCCGCCGCCGTCGTTGCGCCGGCTGAGCCCGGGCGTGCACGACGACATGCTGGTGGACGGCGTGGAGCACGTGGTGCTGGTGCGCGACAGCGGCGGCCGTAGGCTGACCCTGTCGCTGGACATCAGCGAACTGGAAACGCGCGAGTTCGACATGGCCCTGACCATCGCCGGCTCCGCTATCACCACCTTGTTGCTGCTGGCGCTGCTGATCGGCCTGGGCGTGAACCGGCTGATGCGGCCGCTGAGCACCCTGGCCGAACGCATCGGCGGCCTGCGTCCGGACCAGGCCGGCCAGCGCGTCGACGTGCCGCACGCGGCCAGTGCCGAGCTGGTGGTGATCGCCGACGCGCTCAACGACTACCTGCGCCGCCACGAGCGTTTCGTCGAGCGCGAACGCGCCTTCATCGACAGCGCCAGCCACGAGCTGCGCACGCCGATCTCGGTGATCGCCGGCGCCACCGAACTGGCGCTGGACCAGCCGGAACTGGCCGCGCCGGTGCGCCATCAGCTGCTGCGCATCCAGCGCACCTCGCAGGACGTGGAACGGCTGATCTCGCTGCTGCTGGTGCTGGCCAAGGATCCGGCGCGCCTGGCCGACGCGTCCGATGCCATCGCCCTGGATCAGTTGCTGCCGGAGATCGTCCACGACCACCGACCGCTCGCCGACGCCAAGGACCTGCGCCTGAGCCTGGCGCCGCTGCCGCCCTGCGAGGTGGTCGCGCCGCTGCCGATCGTGCAGGCGGCCATCGGCAACCTGCTGCGCAACGCGATCGAACACAGCGACCGCGGCGAGATCGTGGTGCGGCTGCAGGCGCCGGCTACGGTGATCATCGACGACCCCGGCCACGGCATGAGCCCGGAGGAGATCAGCGCGATCTACGCGCGCATCGCCCGCGGCGGCGGCGAACGCGACGGCGGCGGCATCGGCCTGGATCTGATCTCGCGCCTGTGCGAGCACCTGGGCTGGCGCCTGCGCTTCGATTCGGACCTGGGGCGAGGCACCCGCACCACCCTGGATCTGGGCGGGCGCGAGCGGCGCTGAAGCCGGCATGCCTGCGCCGCGGCCCGGCCGGCGTCGCGCGCAAACGATGACGGCCGGGAACCGGCCGCTTGCGCAAGGGAAATAGGGAGCGGGACGGGCAGTCACGCCCGTATCGGACGCGGGCCGCCCCCTGGCCCGCAGTGTCGCCTGATGGGCGCGCGGCTCCGCGGCCGTGGACCGACGAACGGCGGGGATCGACGTGATGTCCCCGCCGTGCGCCGTGCGGAGCACGGCACCGGCGCGTCAGAGCAGCATCAGCTCGGAACGCTCCTTGGTGGTGCCATCCACGAAGTACAGCTTCTTGCCCGAATCGACTCGGTCTTCGACTACCTGGTACAGCCGCAACGCCTGACGGATCGCGGCGGTCTTGCTTACACCCTTACGCACGCACAGGTCCTCCAGAAACTGCATCTCGGTCCCTGCGAGATTCAGCGTCATCCTGCGCCTGGATTCTTTCGACATTTCGCACCTCAATTGACAAGTTAAGCACTGACTGGAGCAACGACGCGGCCTTGGCTTGTTGTTGTTCCGCGTCCAATCGGCGGTGGTCCGCCTTGTAGTAGTAGGTCTGAATCGTGTTGCGTCCTGCGTGAAGCCACTGCCCATGCGGTGACCCGAGGGCCGTCGCCTACGGGCGCGGCGGTGTTGCGCACCGCCCCACCCTGCCCGGCCGCTGCCCTCTTCCGGGGCTCGGAACCGGTGTCTGCGCCGTGCGATGCAAAAACCACCGACGACGCCGATTACAACGTAATACGCTTAATAGCTCCCCACCAGATTCAAGAACCATCCGCGGTGGTCATAATCGAAATCGGTTAGATCATCGCTGAACTCGGTGAAGTTGTAGCCGACTCCAACCCGGAAGTGCTTTCCGACGTCGCGATCCAGGCCGACGAGCACGCCGCTGCGGTCGCCGCCGTCCTTCACGCCCAGCCAGCGGTACTCGGCCAGGCCGTGCCAGACCTCGTCCAGTTCGTAGCGGACCTGGACGGCGCCGAAGGTGGCCGAGGAGTCGGCCCACTCGCCCTGCAGGCGGCCGAACCGCACCTGGCCTTCGCGCCGTGCCAGCTTGCCGGCGAATTCCCA
Encoded proteins:
- a CDS encoding response regulator transcription factor — translated: MRVLVVEDNRNLVANLFEYFEARGYTLDAAPDGATGLHLAVTQAYDVIVLDWMLPRLDGHGVLRGLRDAGNEVPVLMLTARDELPDKIAGFRAGADDYLTKPFALPELEVRLEALVARAQGRGRGRMLQVADLRYDLATLEVSRGGRALHLYPACRKLLEVLMQSSPAAVTRERLEHALWGDSPPDGDMLRSHIYELRRSVDGPYPSKLIQTVPRVGYRLAQLEGVHGS
- a CDS encoding phosphatase PAP2 family protein; protein product: MKSPAVSKHNIKGGAPWPPASSRLDGIAAATWPAASTDRFHLHHLWLPLVGFATVLALLALLQGDAWWADRLYAWQGGHWALRNAYLTQTLIHLGGRDLSTAAWLAVALAWLVAWRRPALARLRWPLAYLALATLLATAAVAWLKSWSNMDCPWDLLRYGGDRPYVGLLALRPVGLSRGVCFPAGHASGGYAWMSLYFFALTLRPRLRYWGLAVGVGAGLLFGFSQQLRGAHFLSHDVWTAALCWMTVLGVYLLFRRHLPLAPRA
- a CDS encoding sensor histidine kinase, producing MTRERAKSSLRRRILLGLLGFTALLSVAVVAQGFIVNEHVENLVWQTLLESELDHFDERSRIDPHYHWTDTQSIKLYDSRSGPAPPPSLRRLSPGVHDDMLVDGVEHVVLVRDSGGRRLTLSLDISELETREFDMALTIAGSAITTLLLLALLIGLGVNRLMRPLSTLAERIGGLRPDQAGQRVDVPHAASAELVVIADALNDYLRRHERFVERERAFIDSASHELRTPISVIAGATELALDQPELAAPVRHQLLRIQRTSQDVERLISLLLVLAKDPARLADASDAIALDQLLPEIVHDHRPLADAKDLRLSLAPLPPCEVVAPLPIVQAAIGNLLRNAIEHSDRGEIVVRLQAPATVIIDDPGHGMSPEEISAIYARIARGGGERDGGGIGLDLISRLCEHLGWRLRFDSDLGRGTRTTLDLGGRERR